The Chitinophagales bacterium nucleotide sequence TGTTGCCCTAATGTTGAACTTGCTCCATATTACTACATAGGAAAGAAAAAGTATTATTTTTCAAAAAAGAAGAAAAAACGATAAGCCTTCCTAGCTCGGCGTAGTGTGGCGTGATTTTTTGGCGAAGTTTGCAACCTAGCTCGGCGTAGTGTGGCGTGGTTGTTTGGCGAAGTTTGCAACTTCGTCAGTGCGTTAGTAAATTTGTAATTTACAGAAAGAAGTTAGAAGTGTCAGGCATTGCGCTTGATATTTTTTATTGCGGATATTTATCGGGGTCCTTAGCTCGGCGCACTGTGGCGTGGTTGTTTGGCGATCCCGATAACCTAGTTCGCCGTATAGTGCAGTCGAAGTCGTGCTGTGTTCGGCATAGTTTTTAACTATTTCGGAGCGTTCGTAAATTTGTAATTTACAAAAGAAAAGCTATTTTTGTAACTATAAAAATGAGCACAGGATACAAGATTTTAGACCAGAATGCATTATTTTATTTGACGTTCCAGATAGTAGATTGGGTAGATATATTTACACGAAAAATTTATAAAGATATTGTTATAGAAAGTTTCAGTTATTGTATGGAGCACAAGGGATTGAACTTATATGCTTATGTCATCATGTCTAATCATATTCATTTGATAGCTAGTGCTAGAGAAGGATTTGCATTGAGTGATATCATTAGAGATTTTAAAAAATATACTGCTAAGCAATTTTTAGAAGAAATAAACAAGCCGACAGAAAGTAGAAATGATTGGATGTTAAAACGATTTGAATTCGCTGCTAAAAGGCACAAAAGAAACAGTGAGTTTCAAATATGGACGCACGAGAATCATGCTGTGGAGCTTGTTTCGAATAAGTTTATTGATCAGAAACTGAATTATATTCATGAAAATCCAGTAAGAGCAGGTATCGTATATAAAGCAGAAGACTATATGTATAGCAGTGCGTCGAACTATATTTTAGGAGAAGGAATTATTAATCTCAAGATATTGGAATGAAATCAAAGATTTCAATACACAGCGACGCAGTCAGAGACTGCGCCGAACAGGGGATTCGTACACGTGTGGTTACAAACTCGGGCTAGCATGGGGCTACCAAATAAAAATGATTACATTACCAATTAAACTATCCCTTATTACCTACTTCACTCCCACAAA carries:
- a CDS encoding transposase; this encodes MSTGYKILDQNALFYLTFQIVDWVDIFTRKIYKDIVIESFSYCMEHKGLNLYAYVIMSNHIHLIASAREGFALSDIIRDFKKYTAKQFLEEINKPTESRNDWMLKRFEFAAKRHKRNSEFQIWTHENHAVELVSNKFIDQKLNYIHENPVRAGIVYKAEDYMYSSASNYILGEGIINLKILE